From Pseudovibrio sp. Tun.PSC04-5.I4, a single genomic window includes:
- a CDS encoding response regulator transcription factor has translation MRFLLVEDNAKLAAAISDRLILDGHVVDHAAEISVAEDYVSTSDYDMILLDIMLPDGDGRDFLSTHRSRQDETPVIVLTARSEVSDRVGVLDLGADDYITKPFDFSELEARCRAVWRRQSGGVTNAKRLGDLIFDSLAGTLKVGSTTVNLRNKELRLLEIFFGAPDVIFSKTKLVDRLFSYNEDVSENAIEVYVGRLRRHIASSSVQIITVRGLGYRLSLA, from the coding sequence ATGAGATTTCTTCTCGTTGAAGACAATGCAAAGCTGGCTGCCGCCATTTCGGACCGGTTGATTTTGGACGGACATGTTGTTGATCACGCAGCGGAAATTAGTGTGGCAGAAGATTACGTTTCCACCAGTGATTACGACATGATCCTACTGGATATTATGTTGCCGGATGGGGACGGGCGAGATTTTTTAAGTACACATCGCAGCAGGCAAGACGAGACCCCGGTTATTGTTTTGACAGCGCGCTCTGAAGTTTCTGACAGAGTAGGCGTATTGGACCTTGGGGCGGACGATTACATCACCAAACCCTTTGATTTCTCAGAGTTGGAAGCCCGCTGCCGCGCTGTGTGGAGGCGTCAATCTGGTGGAGTGACCAACGCAAAACGGCTTGGGGATCTGATTTTTGACTCGCTGGCAGGAACGCTGAAAGTGGGAAGCACGACTGTCAACTTGCGCAACAAAGAGCTTCGACTTTTGGAGATTTTCTTTGGCGCACCAGACGTTATTTTCTCCAAGACCAAGTTGGTCGACCGACTGTTTTCCTATAATGAGGATGTTTCAGAAAATGCCATTGAGGTGTATGTGGGCCGATTGCGCAGGCACATCGCCAGCTCGTCCGTCCAAATCATCACAGTGCGTGGGTTAGGGTACCGGTTAAGTCTGGCATGA
- a CDS encoding tripartite tricarboxylate transporter substrate-binding protein, which produces MGIIRARRVIAAAAVAAMTFSLPTASIAEPVLESIHFLIPGGAGGGWDGTARGTGEALTKSGLVGTTSFENMSGGGGGKAIGYLIENAESQRGTLMVNSTPIVIRSLTGVFPYNFRDLTLVSGTIGDYAAIVVGKDSPINSMADLLAAYQADKRSTAIGGGSVPGGMDHLVAAMVMEAAGEDATAVKYIPYDAGGKAMAALLSGEITALSTGFSEAIDLANAGEVKIIGVTSDDRVAAYKDAPTMKEQGIDTTFVNWRGFFAAPGLPEAKLTAYQEAIAKMYDTPEWEVVRARNGWVNIHNSGEDFHAFLEGQEKVVGDLMKKLGFL; this is translated from the coding sequence ATGGGCATTATTCGGGCTCGCCGCGTCATTGCGGCTGCAGCAGTTGCTGCGATGACTTTTTCTCTGCCAACGGCTTCAATTGCGGAGCCAGTTCTTGAGAGCATTCACTTTCTAATTCCAGGCGGCGCTGGCGGTGGCTGGGACGGCACTGCACGCGGGACTGGTGAAGCTTTGACCAAATCTGGTTTGGTGGGCACAACTTCTTTTGAAAACATGTCTGGCGGCGGCGGCGGTAAAGCCATCGGTTACCTGATTGAGAACGCAGAAAGCCAGCGCGGCACATTGATGGTGAACTCCACACCCATCGTGATCCGCTCTCTTACTGGCGTATTCCCGTATAACTTCCGTGATCTGACACTGGTTTCCGGCACCATCGGCGACTACGCAGCTATCGTTGTAGGCAAAGACAGCCCGATCAACTCTATGGCGGACCTTTTGGCTGCCTACCAAGCTGATAAGCGCAGCACTGCTATCGGCGGCGGATCAGTTCCAGGCGGCATGGACCACCTGGTTGCAGCAATGGTGATGGAAGCAGCTGGCGAAGACGCAACAGCGGTGAAATACATCCCGTATGATGCTGGTGGCAAAGCAATGGCTGCTCTGCTCTCTGGTGAGATTACGGCGCTTTCCACTGGGTTCTCTGAGGCGATTGATCTTGCAAACGCAGGTGAAGTGAAAATTATCGGTGTAACGTCCGATGACCGCGTTGCCGCATACAAAGATGCGCCGACCATGAAGGAACAGGGCATAGACACCACCTTCGTGAACTGGCGCGGTTTCTTTGCTGCACCGGGTTTGCCAGAGGCTAAACTGACTGCCTACCAAGAAGCAATTGCCAAGATGTACGACACACCTGAATGGGAAGTTGTTCGTGCGCGCAATGGCTGGGTCAACATCCACAATTCCGGTGAAGATTTCCATGCCTTCCTCGAAGGCCAGGAAAAGGTCGTCGGCGATCTCATGAAGAAGCTCGGCTTCCTCTAA
- a CDS encoding tripartite tricarboxylate transporter TctB family protein produces the protein MALDRWIALVILTVSLSYGYTAFFMMDAGLPPIMRFNPIWPSTFPKVIAVLASLTSLAIVLGLEKKPADADPSEINYRKLGDYKIGQAVFLLVLMTAYALLLRPAGFLLSTVVFLVAGAALLGERRFFILVPVAILAAGVVWYLVQQTLGIYLSPLPTFLT, from the coding sequence ATGGCGCTAGACCGATGGATTGCACTCGTCATTCTGACAGTGAGCCTAAGTTATGGGTACACCGCGTTTTTTATGATGGATGCAGGCCTGCCGCCGATCATGCGGTTCAACCCCATATGGCCAAGTACGTTTCCTAAAGTCATTGCTGTTCTGGCATCATTGACAAGCCTTGCAATTGTTTTGGGGCTTGAGAAAAAACCTGCTGATGCCGACCCAAGTGAGATCAACTACCGCAAATTGGGCGACTACAAAATCGGACAGGCCGTTTTCCTGCTGGTCTTGATGACCGCTTATGCGTTGCTGCTGCGGCCCGCTGGGTTTCTGCTCTCTACCGTTGTCTTTTTGGTGGCAGGAGCTGCACTTCTGGGTGAACGCCGGTTTTTCATTCTTGTTCCTGTTGCGATTCTGGCTGCCGGTGTCGTCTGGTATCTGGTTCAACAGACACTTGGCATCTATCTCAGCCCCCTTCCAACCTTCCTCACCTAG
- a CDS encoding tripartite tricarboxylate transporter permease, whose product MIDGIQIGLSTAFSISNLLMVIGGCLIGTFIGMLPGLGPMSIIAIMIPVAISIGDPSAALILLAGVYYGAIFGGSTSSILINAPGVASTVATSFDGYPLARQGKAGKALTVAAISSFAGGSIGAILLMIFAPALASVALLFHSAEYFALMVVGLSAIAAFAGSGQVSKALLMTLVGLMMATVGEGALFNQPRFTMGILDLQSGFGFVTLAMAMFALPEALFLVLDPARSNSGSTGGDIKDLRITKAEAKLIAPVIGRQSIQGFLIGVLPGAGATIASFLGYAVERNLATKEEQAEFGKGSLKGLAAPESANNAACTGSFVPLLTLGIPGSGTTAILLGALIALNVSPGPRLMIDQPEIFWSVIMSMYVGNVVLLILNLPLIPYIAKVLAVPRNFLIPFILFFTLMGAYIGQNNSTELLILVGFGVCATVLRFANYPLAPLLIGFILGSMLEDNFSRSMQLYDGIVFVLERPMTMGLLAVAVILVALPTFRARRVRKQELQAAESD is encoded by the coding sequence ATGATTGACGGCATTCAGATTGGCCTCTCTACGGCCTTCTCAATTTCTAACCTCTTGATGGTGATTGGCGGCTGTCTTATCGGCACATTCATTGGCATGTTGCCCGGTTTGGGGCCAATGTCGATCATCGCGATCATGATCCCCGTTGCCATTTCCATCGGTGATCCATCCGCTGCGCTCATCCTGCTCGCCGGAGTGTATTACGGAGCGATCTTTGGTGGATCGACTTCCTCCATTCTCATCAATGCCCCCGGCGTGGCGTCCACAGTGGCGACCAGTTTCGATGGGTACCCGCTGGCACGGCAAGGCAAAGCAGGCAAGGCGCTGACCGTAGCTGCAATCTCCTCTTTTGCTGGCGGTTCCATTGGTGCGATCCTGCTGATGATCTTCGCGCCAGCGCTGGCCTCAGTTGCTCTGCTCTTCCACTCCGCTGAGTATTTTGCGTTGATGGTGGTCGGTCTCTCAGCCATTGCCGCCTTTGCGGGCAGCGGCCAAGTCTCCAAAGCCTTGCTCATGACCTTGGTTGGTCTGATGATGGCGACTGTGGGCGAAGGGGCTTTGTTCAACCAGCCACGCTTCACCATGGGCATCTTGGATCTGCAATCCGGCTTTGGATTCGTGACGCTGGCCATGGCAATGTTCGCGCTGCCAGAAGCGCTGTTCCTCGTGCTGGATCCGGCACGTTCAAACTCTGGTAGCACTGGCGGAGACATCAAAGATCTGCGCATTACCAAAGCTGAAGCTAAGTTGATTGCCCCCGTCATTGGTCGCCAGTCCATTCAAGGCTTTCTGATCGGGGTTTTGCCGGGTGCAGGTGCAACCATCGCCTCCTTCCTTGGTTATGCGGTTGAGCGCAACCTTGCCACGAAGGAAGAACAAGCCGAGTTTGGTAAGGGATCTCTCAAAGGGTTGGCTGCGCCGGAATCTGCAAATAACGCCGCTTGTACTGGCTCTTTCGTTCCGCTGCTCACTCTTGGTATTCCCGGTTCTGGAACCACGGCCATTTTGCTGGGGGCTCTGATTGCCCTTAACGTATCACCGGGTCCACGCCTGATGATTGATCAACCAGAGATCTTCTGGTCCGTGATCATGTCCATGTATGTGGGCAATGTCGTTCTGCTGATCCTCAACCTGCCACTGATCCCCTACATCGCAAAGGTTTTGGCGGTACCACGCAATTTTCTCATTCCGTTCATTCTGTTCTTTACCCTCATGGGCGCTTACATTGGGCAGAACAATTCCACAGAACTGTTGATCCTTGTTGGCTTTGGAGTCTGTGCAACGGTGTTGCGGTTTGCGAACTATCCGCTGGCGCCCTTGCTTATCGGCTTCATTTTGGGCAGCATGTTGGAAGATAATTTCTCCCGCTCCATGCAGCTTTATGATGGCATCGTTTTTGTTCTGGAACGTCCAATGACAATGGGGCTGCTGGCTGTTGCGGTTATTCTTGTGGCCCTGCCAACGTTCCGAGCCCGACGGGTTCGTAAGCAGGAACTACAGGCAGCCGAAAGCGATTGA
- a CDS encoding AbrB family transcriptional regulator, whose translation MVRRDSNLRNIAVTLVIAGSGAGLFTLLGFPAAPLTGSALAVSMGGLLGAPVVVPLWLRTICFVVLGVSIGSGVTPAVIDAAVAWPASFIALGISLIVSMLISRFLLIRFFGFDAYNASLASSPGHLSYILSMAADSNADVARIGLAQSTRVLFLTICVPLFVTLFFEETGATYLPADDVSALSALYLLLAAAIVGVLFLRMKLPAAYLLGGMLVSSLGHLTELTPGKMPDWATIGSFLIMGALIGTRFKGISPELFAKAIGAGLVVTLVTVGMAIFGVVLVMPVVGLNPSLLFVAFAPGGVEAMAAIAVQSGLDPTFVAAHHIFRLLLLTVFVPLLLRRIKPASPQEKNSI comes from the coding sequence ATGGTGAGAAGAGACAGCAACCTTCGCAATATAGCAGTGACACTCGTCATTGCCGGCAGTGGCGCTGGCCTTTTCACACTCCTTGGATTTCCCGCAGCTCCTCTCACCGGGTCGGCACTGGCCGTCTCAATGGGTGGATTATTAGGTGCGCCTGTTGTCGTCCCCTTATGGCTGAGAACCATATGCTTCGTGGTTTTGGGAGTAAGCATCGGCTCCGGTGTAACACCTGCCGTTATTGATGCCGCTGTCGCATGGCCTGCAAGTTTCATCGCGCTCGGCATCAGCCTAATCGTGAGCATGCTCATAAGTCGGTTCTTGTTGATACGGTTTTTCGGGTTTGATGCGTATAATGCCTCCCTCGCCTCCTCTCCCGGACACTTGAGTTACATTCTCAGCATGGCGGCAGATAGCAATGCGGATGTGGCCCGAATTGGCCTTGCTCAAAGCACGCGGGTTTTGTTCCTCACCATCTGCGTACCGCTGTTTGTAACCCTGTTTTTTGAGGAAACAGGCGCAACGTATCTGCCAGCAGATGATGTTTCAGCCCTCTCGGCGCTCTATCTTCTGCTTGCAGCGGCTATCGTCGGCGTCCTTTTCCTGAGGATGAAACTGCCTGCGGCTTACCTGCTTGGCGGGATGCTGGTGTCTTCCCTCGGACACCTCACAGAACTCACCCCCGGCAAGATGCCGGATTGGGCGACAATCGGCTCGTTCCTGATCATGGGCGCGTTAATCGGCACCCGCTTCAAAGGCATCAGCCCCGAGCTGTTCGCTAAAGCAATTGGCGCAGGGCTGGTTGTAACACTGGTAACGGTCGGCATGGCGATCTTTGGCGTTGTGCTCGTGATGCCGGTTGTCGGGCTCAACCCAAGCCTGCTGTTCGTTGCCTTTGCCCCCGGCGGGGTGGAAGCCATGGCCGCCATAGCCGTCCAAAGCGGGCTCGACCCAACCTTCGTCGCCGCCCACCACATCTTCCGCCTGCTGCTACTGACTGTATTTGTGCCGCTGCTTCTGCGGCGAATTAAACCAGCATCTCCTCAGGAGAAGAATTCAATTTAG
- a CDS encoding phosphatase PAP2 family protein: MWSRAEIFRNKVIFALIGADAFLFYYFDKNPDYFGFITSIAVFVIFIAAAKYYYSSRKEIKIATAFKATAHLILYTCVGSIFNHLLVLTGRPLIDGILASWDRALGFYWPEFIVKAQSIAWLDWISSVAYNSSLPQIAVVVLVLSFSGRQEKLDKVLNAFVISSLITILFWAMYPLFGSFVYYSLTDEVSAIPGLVVDRANVDQILQYRSNNWDTLRMDRLTGLIAFPSFHTVMAVLTIYAFWNVRFVFLPVFLLNVLVLISVPIDGGHHLVDVAAGIIVASLVIAFVEGRFARALKFLVSNKQSKVRSSA; the protein is encoded by the coding sequence ATGTGGTCCAGAGCAGAGATTTTCAGAAACAAAGTTATATTTGCTCTGATAGGAGCGGATGCGTTTCTTTTCTATTACTTTGATAAAAACCCAGATTATTTCGGTTTTATCACCAGCATCGCAGTATTTGTAATTTTTATTGCAGCGGCAAAATACTATTATAGCTCACGTAAAGAGATCAAGATCGCAACAGCCTTTAAGGCAACAGCACATTTGATTCTCTATACTTGTGTGGGGTCAATCTTTAATCATCTATTGGTGCTAACGGGCAGACCTCTCATTGACGGCATCTTAGCCTCATGGGATCGCGCCTTAGGGTTTTACTGGCCCGAATTTATTGTAAAGGCACAAAGTATTGCTTGGCTCGATTGGATAAGCTCAGTCGCCTACAATTCTTCTTTGCCGCAAATTGCTGTCGTTGTGCTGGTATTGAGCTTCTCAGGCAGGCAAGAAAAGCTAGATAAAGTTCTCAATGCATTTGTTATTAGTAGTCTGATTACGATTTTATTCTGGGCGATGTATCCATTATTTGGATCTTTTGTCTACTACAGCCTAACAGACGAAGTTTCAGCTATACCCGGTCTCGTTGTAGATAGAGCAAATGTAGACCAGATCCTTCAATACCGGTCAAATAACTGGGATACCCTAAGAATGGACCGTCTCACCGGACTTATAGCCTTCCCATCGTTTCACACAGTCATGGCGGTCCTTACAATTTATGCATTTTGGAATGTTCGTTTCGTTTTTCTGCCGGTATTCCTCCTCAATGTATTGGTCCTAATTTCAGTCCCTATTGATGGAGGCCATCATCTGGTAGATGTCGCTGCTGGAATTATTGTTGCCTCGCTGGTTATTGCTTTCGTGGAAGGAAGGTTTGCAAGAGCATTGAAGTTTCTTGTTTCCAACAAGCAGTCCAAAGTCAGGTCATCCGCATAA
- a CDS encoding transketolase: MSAAQLETLAILESRVRWLASWTIHNANHVRASDPGDVKVGGHQASCASISTIMTALYFNSLRPQDRVAVKPHAGPNFHAIQYLAGNQTLEKLQNFRGFHGAQSYPSRTKDIDDVDFSTGSVGLGVAQTLFSSLVQDYVQAHGWLKNAPEGRMIALIGDAEMDEGNIYEALLEGWKHGLRNCWWIVDYNRQSLDAVIREGLWEKFESIFRNFGWDVVILKHGCLQEEAFEEPGGDKLQSWINTCPNQLYCALAYQGGAAWRKRLLDELGDQGEVGELINRRSDDELSTLMCNLGGHDMPSLIDAFDRAGTHDRPTLFLCYTVKGFGLPLAGHKDNHAGLMNPKQMHGYRQQLGIREGHEWDKWEAAGQDPASLQSFVDAAPFFAKGSRRYEADTVPVPKYLPRPDTNEKTLSTQMGFGHILHEISKADEELAKKIVTTAPDVTVSTNLGAWVNQRGLFAKEELADTFKAERIPSTFKWSFSPKGQHMELGIAESNLFLMLSALGLSHAINGERLLPIGTVYDPFILRAADQLNYACYQDARFMLVATPSGITLAPEGGAHQSISTPLVGMAQDGLASFEPAFVDELAIIIRFGLDYMQRDGEGDPDERTWLRDQTGGSIYLRLSTRPVEQPLRTFRPEQEQEIVDGAYWLRKPGPNAQIVIAYTGAVAPEAINAAGLMAEDRRDIGLLAITSADRLNAGWTAAQRARDRGMVHAQSHIERLFNDVPDNCSLITVLDGHPATLAWLGAVKGNRIRTLGVEHFGQTGTIADLYRHYSIDTQAIMQAAETISSGGKIRYIKAI, translated from the coding sequence ATGAGCGCAGCACAACTGGAAACTTTGGCTATACTGGAAAGCCGTGTGAGATGGCTGGCCTCCTGGACCATTCACAATGCAAACCACGTGCGCGCCTCTGATCCCGGTGATGTGAAAGTCGGTGGTCATCAGGCCTCGTGTGCTTCCATCAGTACCATCATGACTGCGCTCTATTTTAATTCTCTGCGACCTCAGGACCGTGTTGCGGTTAAACCGCATGCAGGCCCGAACTTTCATGCCATCCAATACCTTGCCGGCAACCAAACACTTGAGAAACTGCAAAACTTCCGAGGGTTCCACGGCGCGCAGTCCTATCCTTCCCGCACCAAGGATATTGACGATGTTGATTTCTCAACCGGCTCTGTTGGTCTTGGCGTGGCGCAAACGTTGTTCTCCTCTTTGGTGCAGGACTATGTGCAGGCGCATGGCTGGCTAAAGAATGCGCCGGAAGGCCGGATGATCGCGCTTATTGGTGATGCGGAGATGGATGAAGGCAACATCTATGAAGCCTTACTGGAAGGCTGGAAGCACGGCCTGCGCAATTGCTGGTGGATCGTTGATTACAACCGTCAGTCGCTGGATGCTGTTATTCGCGAAGGGCTCTGGGAGAAGTTCGAGAGTATTTTCCGCAACTTCGGTTGGGATGTAGTCATTCTCAAACACGGTTGTTTGCAGGAGGAAGCTTTTGAAGAACCGGGCGGAGACAAGCTCCAAAGCTGGATCAACACATGCCCGAACCAGCTTTATTGCGCGCTGGCGTATCAAGGCGGAGCTGCATGGCGCAAGCGCCTGCTGGATGAACTCGGTGATCAAGGCGAGGTCGGTGAGCTGATCAACCGCCGCAGCGATGACGAACTCTCCACCCTGATGTGCAATCTGGGCGGCCACGATATGCCCTCCTTGATTGATGCATTTGATCGCGCTGGAACTCACGACAGACCAACACTGTTCCTGTGTTACACAGTGAAGGGTTTTGGTCTTCCGCTCGCAGGCCATAAAGACAACCACGCAGGCTTGATGAACCCAAAGCAGATGCACGGCTACCGCCAACAGCTTGGCATTCGCGAAGGCCATGAATGGGACAAGTGGGAGGCTGCTGGGCAAGACCCGGCAAGCTTGCAAAGTTTTGTTGATGCAGCACCGTTCTTTGCCAAAGGCAGCAGGCGATATGAAGCAGATACCGTGCCCGTTCCCAAGTACCTGCCAAGGCCTGATACCAATGAAAAAACCCTCTCAACTCAAATGGGGTTTGGGCATATTCTGCATGAGATTTCCAAGGCAGATGAAGAGCTCGCCAAGAAAATTGTGACCACTGCACCCGATGTTACCGTCTCCACCAACCTTGGGGCCTGGGTCAACCAGCGCGGCTTGTTTGCCAAGGAAGAGTTGGCGGATACGTTTAAAGCGGAGCGGATTCCCTCCACCTTCAAATGGTCTTTCTCACCCAAGGGCCAACATATGGAACTGGGTATTGCCGAATCTAACCTGTTCCTCATGCTCTCAGCGCTTGGCCTGTCTCACGCGATCAACGGGGAACGATTGCTGCCTATTGGCACGGTTTATGACCCGTTCATTTTGCGGGCAGCGGATCAGCTTAATTATGCCTGTTATCAGGATGCACGGTTTATGCTGGTCGCAACTCCCTCTGGCATCACGCTGGCACCGGAAGGCGGCGCGCACCAATCCATCAGCACGCCGCTGGTGGGTATGGCACAGGATGGGTTAGCCTCGTTTGAACCTGCGTTTGTGGATGAGCTTGCCATCATCATACGGTTCGGGCTCGATTATATGCAGCGTGATGGCGAAGGTGATCCTGATGAACGCACATGGCTGCGCGATCAGACGGGTGGTTCCATTTATCTGCGCCTCTCCACTCGCCCTGTTGAGCAGCCGTTGCGCACGTTCAGACCGGAGCAGGAACAGGAGATTGTTGACGGGGCGTACTGGCTGCGCAAACCCGGCCCCAATGCTCAAATTGTCATTGCATACACCGGTGCTGTCGCGCCAGAAGCGATCAATGCAGCTGGATTGATGGCAGAGGATCGCCGCGATATCGGCCTGCTCGCCATCACCTCAGCCGATCGCCTGAATGCAGGATGGACTGCGGCACAGCGGGCACGGGATCGCGGCATGGTACATGCACAAAGCCATATAGAGCGGCTGTTTAACGATGTGCCAGACAATTGCTCCCTGATCACCGTTTTAGATGGGCATCCAGCTACACTGGCGTGGTTGGGCGCGGTCAAAGGCAACAGAATCCGCACCCTTGGCGTGGAGCACTTTGGCCAGACTGGCACGATTGCCGACCTTTACCGTCATTACAGCATTGATACGCAGGCCATAATGCAGGCGGCAGAAACCATATCCTCAGGTGGAAAGATCCGTTATATCAAGGCTATATAA
- a CDS encoding DSD1 family PLP-dependent enzyme: MTSDFSQYTLGYDIPALPGMKLEDVQTPALLIDLDAFEANLLAMRDEIAAYGVRHRAHCKMHKSADIAKLQMELGNACGVCCQKVSEAEALARAGITDILVSNEVCDPYKLDRLAQLPKLGARILVCTDDLNNVAALSKAAVKHGTELEVLVELESGGGRCGVADGAAVLELTQAIIAEPNLRFAGIQSYQGMAQHAYEYAERKALLDTAITLTKEVVDLLASHEIACDIVGGAGTGSYPFEAASGVFNELQCGSYLFMDADYRRVKTKEGLFLPKFEHALFLLTSIMSVDIDGQAVCDAGLKAHSVDSGLPTVFERPDLRSLGFSDEHGVLKDPGNTLKLNDRIKLVPGHCDPTCNLHDWYIGLRNGVVEVLWPVTARGKFY, translated from the coding sequence GTGACCTCAGATTTCTCTCAGTACACTCTTGGCTATGATATTCCAGCTCTTCCCGGTATGAAGCTGGAAGACGTGCAAACTCCTGCTTTACTCATAGATCTTGACGCGTTCGAGGCAAACTTGCTGGCGATGCGGGATGAGATTGCAGCGTATGGTGTGCGGCATCGAGCGCACTGCAAAATGCATAAATCAGCAGATATTGCGAAGCTGCAAATGGAGTTGGGCAATGCCTGCGGTGTGTGTTGCCAAAAGGTGAGTGAAGCTGAAGCACTGGCGCGCGCTGGCATCACAGACATTCTCGTTTCCAATGAAGTTTGTGATCCTTATAAGCTTGACCGGCTTGCCCAATTACCAAAACTAGGCGCGCGAATTCTGGTGTGCACGGATGATCTAAACAATGTCGCCGCACTCTCAAAAGCTGCCGTCAAACACGGAACCGAACTTGAAGTTCTTGTGGAATTGGAGAGTGGCGGCGGTCGCTGTGGTGTGGCCGATGGGGCTGCTGTTCTTGAGTTAACACAGGCGATTATTGCCGAGCCAAATCTTCGGTTTGCAGGTATTCAGTCCTATCAAGGTATGGCGCAACACGCCTATGAGTATGCGGAACGGAAAGCGCTGCTGGATACGGCCATCACACTCACCAAGGAAGTCGTGGATCTGCTCGCAAGCCATGAAATCGCTTGCGATATAGTCGGCGGTGCTGGCACAGGAAGCTACCCATTTGAAGCGGCTTCTGGCGTTTTCAACGAGCTGCAATGTGGCTCCTACCTGTTCATGGACGCAGATTATCGCCGTGTGAAAACTAAGGAGGGTTTGTTCCTACCGAAGTTCGAACATGCGTTGTTTCTGCTCACATCCATCATGTCAGTTGATATCGATGGCCAAGCGGTGTGTGATGCCGGTTTGAAAGCTCACAGCGTGGATTCGGGTCTGCCGACCGTGTTTGAGCGCCCTGACTTGCGAAGCCTTGGGTTTTCCGATGAACATGGCGTCCTCAAAGACCCTGGGAACACGCTCAAGCTCAATGACAGGATCAAGCTGGTTCCCGGTCATTGTGATCCAACCTGCAACCTACATGATTGGTATATTGGTCTGCGAAATGGGGTGGTGGAAGTGCTCTGGCCAGTGACCGCTCGGGGTAAATTTTACTAG
- a CDS encoding glyoxalase superfamily protein, with amino-acid sequence MTGSLPSISALKMQAKQLRTALEKRGEPLSHSQVLELITQQQGFKDWNTLFAAVGNRPPVLYLRPGDRVAGRYLGQHFDAEVLGVQGSTAACRVRLTLKFDEAIDVVSFKSFSAFRQRVTCTLNSDAMTSEKTSDGEPHMVLTQM; translated from the coding sequence ATGACCGGATCTTTGCCATCCATTTCAGCGTTAAAGATGCAAGCCAAACAATTGCGTACTGCATTAGAAAAACGCGGTGAACCACTTTCCCATTCTCAGGTGCTTGAGCTTATTACGCAACAGCAAGGCTTTAAGGACTGGAACACGTTGTTTGCCGCCGTCGGCAACCGACCGCCGGTGTTGTATCTGCGCCCCGGAGACCGGGTTGCGGGCAGATACCTTGGGCAGCACTTTGATGCGGAAGTCCTTGGCGTACAAGGCTCCACAGCTGCATGCCGCGTTCGGCTCACTTTGAAGTTTGATGAAGCCATTGACGTTGTCTCGTTCAAAAGCTTTTCCGCTTTTCGGCAACGCGTTACCTGCACACTAAACTCAGATGCCATGACCAGCGAGAAAACCTCCGACGGTGAACCGCATATGGTTTTAACGCAAATGTAA
- a CDS encoding GntR family transcriptional regulator, translated as MKRPFCAEPDLLTPSNKNIRPIKTEDRSDAILQSITKFIVSERSEPGDQLPTERKLTNGLKVGRSSNREVVCHLQPLGIAEIRRRSGTDLKPPL; from the coding sequence ATGAAACGTCCATTCTGTGCGGAGCCTGATTTGCTAACTCCATCCAACAAAAATATTCGGCCAATAAAGACCGAAGACAGAAGCGATGCGATCCTGCAATCCATAACTAAGTTCATTGTAAGTGAACGTTCAGAACCAGGGGATCAATTGCCAACAGAGCGGAAACTGACGAACGGCCTTAAGGTTGGCCGATCCTCCAACCGCGAAGTTGTCTGCCATCTGCAACCACTTGGTATTGCAGAGATCCGGCGCAGATCCGGTACAGACCTCAAGCCCCCTCTTTAG
- a CDS encoding IS3 family transposase yields the protein MNVDRSSGRYKRFRADDVPLRVTMKKIAFECRRFGHRRIHAMLQREGITMNLKKLHLLHRDEGLQFRKPNG from the coding sequence ATGAACGTTGATCGTTCTAGCGGGCGTTACAAACGCTTTCGTGCTGACGATGTTCCCTTGCGCGTGACTATGAAGAAAATCGCTTTCGAATGTCGCCGGTTTGGCCATCGCCGGATTCATGCCATGCTCCAACGCGAGGGAATAACGATGAACTTGAAGAAGCTTCACCTGTTACATCGCGATGAAGGTCTACAGTTTCGTAAGCCTAACGGGTGA